From Actinopolymorpha cephalotaxi, one genomic window encodes:
- a CDS encoding PASTA domain-containing protein, with protein sequence MAGAATGPSGTGRSRGHRRLGTALALVSVAAVTAAVVWWLGATGQVGQVPEVAGTPHNDASRVETTGPTTTPRPPAAIAPPEATRTVAEPGTVAVPDVRRLGTDEARMALSDAGFEVEIRKNRPYVGGNIVVRQSPAAGRFVKPGSKVVIVIA encoded by the coding sequence ATGGCGGGGGCGGCGACCGGACCTTCCGGGACCGGCCGGAGCCGAGGCCACCGCCGGCTCGGCACCGCTCTCGCGCTCGTGTCGGTGGCGGCGGTGACCGCGGCCGTGGTCTGGTGGCTCGGCGCGACCGGTCAGGTCGGGCAGGTCCCGGAGGTGGCTGGCACCCCGCACAACGACGCGAGCCGAGTCGAGACGACCGGGCCGACGACCACGCCCAGGCCGCCGGCGGCGATCGCGCCACCCGAGGCGACCCGCACCGTTGCCGAACCGGGAACGGTGGCCGTACCGGACGTTCGAAGACTCGGGACCGACGAGGCCAGGATGGCCTTGTCCGATGCGGGTTTCGAGGTGGAGATCCGTAAGAACCGGCCCTACGTCGGCGGGAACATCGTCGTCCGCCAGTCCCCCGCCGCCGGTCGTTTCGTCAAGCCGGGTTCGAAAGTCGTCATCGTCATCGCCTGA